CTTGTTGTCGATACTGCTCATGGACATTCAAAAGGGGTACTGGATACTGTACGAGAATTACGAAGATTATATCCTGATTTAGTCATCATTGCGGGTAATGTTGCAACTGCGGAAGGAACAAGGGATTTGATTGAGGCAGGTGCTTCTGTTGTTAAAGTAGGAATTGGACCAGGATCGATTTGTACAACCCGTGTGGTAGCCGGTGTCGGTGTTCCTCAGATTACAGCGATTTATGAAGCAGCTACTGTTGCGAGAAAATATGGGATCCCGATTATTGCTGATGGTGGAATTAAATATTCTGGAGATATCACAAAAGCGATTGCAGCTGGAGCTTCTGCTGTTATGTTGGGAAGTTTATTAGCAGGTACAGATGAAAGCCCTGGAGATTTTGAGACTTATCAAGGAAGAAGATATAAAGTCTATCGGGGTATGGGTTCGATCGGTGCAATGAATGCAGGAAGTAAAGATCGTTATTTCCAAGAAAATGCTCTTAAATTAGTTCCAGAAGGTATCGAAGGCCGAGTTGCGTACAAAGGACCTCTAAGTGATACAATTTATCAATTAGTCGGGGGTCTGCGTTCAGGAATGGGCTATTGTGGAACGAGAACGATCCAAGAATTAATCGAACGCGGCCAGTTTGTAAAAATTACGAGTGCAGGTTTAAAAGAAAGCCATCCTCATGATGTTCAGATTACAAAAGAATCTCCCAATTATTCTATATTATAATTAAGTATTGGAAGGTTTAGCGAAGATAGGGAAACATTTCCCTGTCTTTTTTCGTTAGAATCTGTGATACAATTAGCTAGGGTTAAAATAAAATGGGGGGTGTCTATTCTTGAAACGATATCATAAAATAGTAACGATATTTGTTTTGTTAACACTTGTACTGCCTTTTTTCGGTTATTTAAAACCAGTAAACGCAGCGCAACCTAACTTAAATGTGCAAGCAAGGTCAGCTATCTTAGTTGATGCGATTTCTGGAAAGATCTTATATGCACAAAATCCGGACGAGCCTTTACCACCTGCTAGCATGACGAAAATGATGACAGAGTATCTTGTGGAAGAAGCAGTTGCGAAAGGGAAAATAAAATGGGATGATGTAGTAACTGCCAGTGAATATGCGCATTTCTTAGGTAAAGGCGATGGTTCAAAAGTTGGGTTAGCAGTAGGAGAACAACATACTGTCAAAGAATTAGTATATGCGATGACAGTTGGTTCTGCCAATGATGCTACTGTTGCTTTAGCTGAACGTATCGCTGGATCGGAAACCAATTTTGTTCAAATGATGAATGAAAAAGTAAAGGAATTAGGGATGACGAATACCCATTTTGCAACGGCAACAGGGTATCCGAAAAAAGATCTAGGACAATATGCTCCTGCAATTGAAGGGGAATCTGTAATGTCGGCTAGAGATGCGGCGATTTTAGCATGGCATTTAATTCATGATTATCCAAGCAGTCTTGAATTTAATAAGACGGCAAAATATACTTTTATGCAGGGACAAAATCCACGTGAGTTAAAGAATTATAATTTTATGATTCCTGGATTGATTTATGGAAACCTTGTACAAGGCGTAGATGGATTAAAAACAGGCCATACTTCAGCCGCTGGATATAACTTTACTGCAACTGCAGTGCAAAATGGAATGAGATTAATTAGTGTTGTTCAAGGAACGTCTTCCGAAAAAGAACGTTTCTTTCAAACAAAAAAATTATTAGATTATGGTTTTTCTACCTACGAAATTACAGATTTAGCAAAGGCAAAAGAGAGTATCAAAGGGTTTGAAACTGTACCTCTTAAAAATGGAAAAGAAAAAGAAGTCACAGCAATTACCAAAGATACATTCTCTGTTGTTATCAAAAAAGGAGAAAAGGATTTATATAAACCTGTCGCTGTCTTTAATCAAGATCTTCAAGCTCCGATAAAGAGTGGACAAAAAGTCGGCTATCTGACTTATAAATATGAGGGAAAAGAAAATTATGATTATCTAAACGATAAGATTAAAATGCAGGGCAATATGGATCTCGTTGCCAAAGATGAAGTAGAAAAAGCAAGTGCTTTTCGCTTATTTTTCAGAAAAATATTCTCTATGATTGGTGGTATTTTCACGGGTATTGTAGATATGATAAAGGGATTATTTTAAAACCATTGTAAATTTTTGACGAATTCGTTAGAATATAATGATAGTAAGTTTATTCAAGTTTTTAGGAGGCATAGAAGATGGTAGAGGTAGGGACATCACGTGTAAAACGTGGTATGGCTGAGATGCAAAAAGGCGGCGTTATTATGGATGTTGTGAACGCCGAACAAGCAAAGATCGCTGAAGCTGCTGGTGCTGTTGCAGTCATGGCATTAGAAAGAGTACCAGCCGATATTCGTGCAGCTGGTGGAGTTGCTCGTATGGCAGATCCTCGAATCATTGAAGAGGTAATGAATGCTGTTTCAATTCCAGTAATGGCGAAAGCTCGAATTGGTCATTTTGTAGAAGCACGGATTCTTGAAGCTCTAGGGGTAGACTATATCGATGAAAGTGAAGTACTCACTCCTGCTGATGAAATTTATCATATAGATAAGAAAGAATTTACTGTTCCATTTGTTAATGGTGCTAGAGATCTTGGTGAAGCTCTACGCCGTATTGGTGAAGGTTCTTCAATGATTCGGACAAAAGGAGAACCTGGAACGGGAAATGTTGTCGAAGCTGTTCGGCATATGCGTACGATGATGAGTCAAATTCGTAAGGTTCAGTCGATGTCTAAGGATGAATTGATGACAGAGGCCAAAAATCTAGGTGCACCTTATGAATTGTTAGTTTATGTACATGAGAATGGTCGATTACCCGTTGTGAACTTTGCAGCTGGAGGTATTTCTACTCCTGCAGATGCAGCATTAATGATGCATTTAGGAGCAGATGGGGTATTCGTAGGATCAGGGATTTTTAAATCAGAGAATCCTGAAAAATTTGCAAGAGCGATTGTAGAAGCAACAACACACTATACGGATTATGCATTGATTGCCGAACTTTCCAAAGGGTTAGGAAATCCAATGAAAGGAATTGAGCTTTCTACTTTATTAGAAAATGAACGTATGGCAGTAAGAGGTTGGTAAAAGAAGGTGTAATGGATGAAGATAGGCGTTCTTGCTTTACAAGGTGCAGTCGCTGAACATATGCGAATGATTGAAATGATTGGTGAAGAAACAGTCGCCGTAAAAAAGGTAGAGCAGTTAGAGGAATTAGATGGGATTATTATTCCTGGTGGGGAGAGTACTACCATCGGTAAACTAATGAAAAAGTATGGGTTTGACTCTGCCTTAGTTGAATTTTCTAATCAAAAGAAGCCGATATTCGGAACTTGTGCAGGACTGATTATCTTGGCAAAAGAAATTAATGGGACTTCAGATACGCATTTGGCTTTGATGGATATCAAAGTGGAAAGAAATGCGTTTGGTCGACAGAGAGAAAGTTTTGAGACGAACCTTGCGATTAAAGGTGTTGCTGAAGATTTTCGGGCTGTATTTATTCGTGCACCTTATATTATGGAAGTTAAGAATGATACAGAGATCCTTTCTATCTTTGATGATAAAATTGTAGCAGCTAGACAAGGGCATTTATTAGGATCTGCTTTTCATCCTGAATTAACTCTTGATCCAAGACTTCACCAATATTTTGTTGAGATGATCAAAGAGTATCGGAGGTAGGTGTATCCCTATCCTCTTGTATATTTTTGTTCAATATAGTACATGATGAATGATATAAAAATTGTGAATGCAATGAGGAGAACTAGTACACAGGTTTGATTGTTAAGAGAGTCGATGGATGGTGGAAATCGATCAATCAATCTGTTGGAATCCGTCTCTGAGTGGCTTTCTGAAATGATAGTAAGGGGGCCCGGTTAACAGCCGTTATCTAGATGAGTGGTCTTTTTAAAAAAAGACAACTAGGGTGGCAACGCGGAGTATAAGCACCGTCCCTATCTAGGGATTGGTGTTTTTTTATTATTTTTCTGGAGGGTATTTTATGTTGGATGTTAAATTATTACGTAATGACTTTGATCGAGTGAAAAAAGCATTGGAAAATCGTAATGCTAAAATGAGTGAAATTGATACTTTTACTAATCTTGATACGAAAAGACGTAGTCTTTTACAAGAAGTTGAACAATTGAAGAATCGGAGAAATACGGTTTCTCAAGAAGTAGCAAAGTTAAAAAAGGCTAGGGAAAATGCAGATGCTCTAATCCAAGAGATGAGGCAAGTGGGTGATCAGATAAAGGTATTGGATGACCAAATACGTGAGCTTGATCAAACGATTCAGGACATGCTTTTACAAATTCCAAATATTCCTCATGAAAGTGTTCCTATTGGTAGATCAGAGGAAGATAATGTTCCGATTCGTTATTGGGGAGAGAAGCCTACGTTTCATTTTGAGACAAAACCACACTATGAGATCGCAGAAAATCTTGAAATCCTAGATTTTGAAACGGCATCAAAAGTATCTGGTTCTCGATTTGTCTTTTATAAAGGATTAGGTGCAAGATTAGAGAGGGCATTAATTAATTTCATGTTAGATTTACATGTAGACCAACATGGATACAAAGAAATATTACCCCCATATATTGTAAACCGAGCAAGCATGACAGGTACAGGTCAACTACCTAAGTTTGAAGAAGATGCTTTTAAATTAGTAGATACGGATTACTTTTTGATCCCGACTGCTGAGGTACCAGTTACCAATATGCATCGCAATGAAATCCTTGATGATCAGGACCTTCCTAAGTATTATACAGCATTTAGTGCTTGCTTCCGTTCTGAAGCTGGGGCAGCTGGTAGAGATACGAGGGGATTAATCCGTCAACATCAGTTCAACAAGGTGGAGCTGGTTAAGTTTGTACGTCCTGAAAATTCTTATCAAGAATTAGAGAAACTTGTTGCTGATGCTGAAAAGGTATTACAACTGTTGAAACTTCCTTATCGAGTTGTAAATCTTTGTACGGGAGACTTAGGATTTTCTTCAGCGAAGACATATGATTTAGAAGTTTGGTTACCAAGTTATCATACGTATCGAGAAATCTCTTCCGTAAGTAATTTTGAAGATTTTCAAGCGAGAAGAGCGAATATTCGTTTCCGGCGGGATAAAAACGCAAAGCCAGAGTTTGTGCATACGTTAAATGGTTCAGGATTAGCAGTTGGTCGTACAGTTGCAGCAATCTTAGAAAATTACCAACAAGAGGATGGAAGTGTGATCATTCCTGAAGTTTTAAGACCTTATATGGGTGGAAGAGATAAAATCACCAAAGAATAAGCTAAAAAGAAGAAAAAAGGATAGCTATAGATCGAAACTATAGTTATCCTTTATTTACCTTAAAAAAAATCATAAAAATCCTTGAAACAACCATGAATGATGTGTTAATATATTATTCGTTGACAGCTTCATATGGAGAGGTGGTCGAGCGGTTTAAGGCACTGGTCTTGAAAACCAGCGTACGTGTGAGCGTACCGTGGGTTCGAATCCCACCCTCTCCGCCATAGAATATAGCCTAAAGGCTTTTTTTTGTATCAAAATCAATATGTGCCCGTAGCTCAGCAGGATAGAGCAACAGTTTCCTAAACTGCAGGTCGGAGGTTCGAATCCTCTCGGGCACGCCATCGTAGATATTAGTTAAATTTAGATAACTAGACTACATCTTTGTGAAGGCTTCGATTGAAGCTTTTTTTTATTAGACAAAAATAAATTTTGGGAAACAAATACAAAAAAAAGAGGGAAAAGTGGGTCTAGGAACACTTTTTCCCAAAGGATGGAGTAAGTATATGTGAAGGTAAGGCGGTTTGATAAAGAGTAACGAACAAATGTGAAAGATGAATCATCATCTTTAATTACATGATAAATAGAATCAAAAATGAAGGCAATATTTATGTTCATTCGTTCACAAAGTGTTCAAAAGAAAGTTACGATTTTATGTCAAAGTTTCTATTTAAAATTGTAGAATGATTACCTTTTTTAATGGTATTACCATTTTGGAGTGAAGCAACAATGGACAAAGAAATGAAAAGATATATGGAGGAAGCCTTATTCGAGGCCAAAAAAGCTGAAGCACTTGGTGAAGTTCCCATTGGTGCAGTTATTGTTAAAGATAGTCAAATCATCGCTAGGGGTCATAATTTAAGAGAAACGAGAAAAGACCCAACTGCTCATGCTGAAATAATTGCGATTCACCAAGCGAGTCAAGTATTGGGAGGATGGCGTTTGCATGGATGTACATTATATGTCACCTTAGAGCCATGTCAAATGTGTGCTGGTGCAATCATTCAAGCTCGAATTGACCATGTTGTTTATGGTGCGAGTGATCCGAAAGCAGGATGTGCAGGGACAATTTGTAACTTATTGGAAGATCATCGATTTAATCATCAAGCGAAAATTACGTCGGGAATCATGGAGGAAGAATCTTCTTTACTTCTAAAGAAATTTTTTAAAAAACTTAGGGAATCAAAGGATAAAAAATAAAAGTACTTGTTTGAAGTTCCTAGGTCAAGTATGATGGAAAAGGATTAGGAAATGTTAAGTTAAGTTGGAGGTTAAATCAATGGTAGAACTTATGAAAGCACTTGTTTTAGGAATCATTCAAGGATTTACTGAGTTTTTACCGATTAGTTCGACTGGTCACCTGTTAATTTTCCGTAAGTTATTCGGATTATCAGAAGCAGGTTTGTTTTTAGATACGATGTTACATCTGGGAACATTAATCTCCGTTTTTATTATCTTTTGGGATGATATTCTTCAATTATTAAAGAAACCTTTTAGTAAATTAGCGTTATTAATTATTGTAGGTACGATCCCAACAGCAATTATTGGCTTAACTTTTGAGGATTACTTCGAAGGAATTTCAAAAACAGGTGTAACGGTTGGTTGGGAGTTCCTATTCACTGGTTTTATTTTATGGTTGGCTGAATCGATAAAAGGGAAAGGATATAAGAATGTCGACCAAATTCAGTATAAAGATGCATTTTTGGTCGGTACTCTTCAAGGTGCAGCAATTTTACCTGCAATCTCTAGATCAGGATTAACGATAGCGGGGGCATTATTTCGAGGAATTGATAAAGGTACAGCAGCTCGCTTTTCTTTTTTAATGTCGATTCCAGCTATTCTAGGGGCTGTTGTGTTACAATCATTAAAATTACTGAAAGGAGAAGAATTAGCTTCCCTTCATGCGATTGGTACGATTCCATTGATTGTAGCTACATTAGCTTCAGCGATTTCAGGATTTATTGCTGTAAAATGGATGTTAGCAATTATCCAAAGAGGTTCATTAAAAGTTTTTTCGATTTATGTATGGATTTTAGGAATAGGTATTTTAATTTCACAGTTTTTAGGAAAATGGTAAAATGTTGGTAATTCCTTCCTATTGAATTTTTTTGGTGATGATGCTACAATATTTTTCGTTACAGTGGAGAGGTGTCCGAGTGGCTTAAGGAGGCGGTCTCGAAAACCGCTGTACGGTGATTAGCCGTACCGTGGGTTCAAATCCCACCCTCTCCGCCATTTATTTAAATTATGAATACATAAATATTTCCCCAGTTCCTAGGGGGTTTTTTTATGGAAAAAATCAGAAATTGGGCATATCGACAATTTTACCGAGTTTGACTCTGCCTTCTGATTTCTGTCATGTGTCATTAGTTACCACTTGAATCTTATTATCTTCACTGATATAATGATTTTCGTACCCTTTGAGGTATCTATACAAAAGTATATCAAGTTTGCCGTGCTAGATGGGGAGGTAGCGGTGCCCTGTGACCTGCAATCCGCTATAGCAGGGTCGAATTCCTATCAGCGGTGATCTCCATGTAAGGTCTGGCTTATGCAAGTGGTGTTGACGATTGGGTCCTACGCAACGGACATCTATGAACCCCGTCAGGTCCGGAAGGAAGCAGCGGTAAGTAGAATGGTTCGTGTGTTGTAGGGAAGCCTGATCTGAGCTAACTACACAAGTTCGCTTGTATGGGATCATCAATGATCGGTGCACGGCATCTTTTCATAAAAAACACCTTTTGCTAGAAAAGGTGTTTTTTTATCTTGCGGCCCCCATTAAACCATTATAAGAGATTTTTCAATAATCGTTTTGTAATAAAATTCATAAAAAAGGATTTTGCAAAAGGAAATCGAATTAAATGGGGAAAGGAGGGAACTTGATGAGTCTGAAGTTTCAATTAGAATTTGACCTTGATCAATTCTATAATTATATGTATCAAGCACCTGTCGGTTATCTTGTAATTGATGAAAATGGAAAAGTTCAAGCGATTAACCAGTTATTTCTTCGAGCTAGCCATTATACAGAAAAGGAACTTGTTTCACAGCCTTTTGATAAAGTGATCGATTTTGATGGCGAATGGAAAGATTTAAAAAACCAATTACAATATTATACCTTCAATCAGACCTTACGACTTTCATGGAAAGGCTCAAAGGGAAATAAAGGTACTAGTAAAGTGATTGTTTGGAAATTAGGGAGTACATCACCACAACTATTCGCTTTAGCCTTTCTCAATATACATAAGGAGAAACACTTCAGCTTATTATCTCGTTTTGCAGAAAACTTTGTCTCAGAAACAAGCATTGGGATTATTGTTGTTGATAAAGACTCTAAGTTAGTGGAAATTAGCCCCCTTAGTTGTAAGATATTTAATTTGACGAAAGAAGAAGTACTAAATAAACGGGTTGAAGAAGTTTTTTTCGATATTCCTGATGAACAATTAGTATGTAAAAGGACTCTTTTAGATGGGATTCGTTTACGAAATCATGCAATGACTTATTCGATTAACAAACAAAGGTATGACTTGTTAGTCGATTCGAATACGATTAAAGATGAATCTGGGAATATTGTTGGTGCTTACGTTCTTTTTAAAGATGTAACGAATCTTCGGTCTTTAGAACAACAAGTTTTGCAAAATGATCGATTGGCAACAATTGGTCAAATTGCTGCAGGCACAGCTCATGAAATTCGTAACCCCTTAACCTCAATCCGTGGTTTTTTACAGATTTTAAAAGATGTTCTAATTGAAAACCAATTAATGAATGAATTACAATATACAGACATCATGTTAACAGAGATTGATCGGATTAATAAACTAGTCAATGAAATCCTATTATTAGGAAAACCAAAACATACTACTTATAAACAAGTTGATGTGAATAAAGTTTTATTAGAAGTTCTTCCAATAATTGAAAATCATGGGATGTTGCATGGGGTAGAGGTCAATTATCTACTTGGATCTGGGTTACCCACGATCGTGGCAGATCCAGAACTGTTGAAACAAGTTTTCTTAAATATTGCTAAAAATGGAATTGAAGCGATTATAGATGGCGGCGTTGTTACTGTAACGACCAAATTAGATGAAGACAACAAAAGAATTTTGGTAATGATTCAAGATAATGGTCCTGGTATCCCTAATTATCTTGTCGATAAAATCTTTGATCCTTTCTTTACGACAAAGGAAAAAGGGACTGGGCTAGGATTATCGATTTCTCAGAAAATCATTCATGATCTTGGCGGAAGCATTCGAGTTTCTACAAAGGGATTTGGAACGACATTTCAAATTAATCTACCATATAATTGAACCATCTTTTATCCCCTTTATATTTTTGGGGCTTTTTTGTTTTTGAAATAAAAGAAGATACCTTGTATAATAGATAAGATAAAATGCATAATTGAGGTGTAAACCATGGCCTATTTAGCCTTATATCGTGCTTGGCGTCCTCAAAGATTTATAGACGTTATAGGTCAACAACATATCATCCAAACCTTACAAAATTCTTTAAAGGAAAAACGGTTTGCTCATGCTTATCTTTTTAGTGGTCCACGAGGAACGGGGAAAACAAGTACAGCAAAGATTTTTGCGAAAGCGGTAAATTGTGAACATGGACCAGTTGAAGAACCATGTAACGAATGTAAGGTATGTAAAGGAATTACAGAAGGAACGATTTTCGATGTCGTTGAGATTGATGCGGCATCGAACCGTGGTGTTGAGGAGATCAGGGATTTAAGGGAGAAAGTGAAATTTGCTCCAAACCAAACAAGATATAAGGTTTACATTATTGATGAAGTTCATATGTTAACGACAGAAGCGTTTAATGCTTTATTAAAAACGTTGGAGGAACCACCTGAACATGTCATTTTTATTTTGGCAACAACGGAACCGCATAAAATTCCATTAACAATTATTTCAAGATGTCAACGTTTTGATTTTCGGCGAATTACAATCGACGATATCGTACAACGTTTGGCCCATATCATCCAAGCTGAAGGGTTTACTTATGAACAAGAGGCCCTTACTTTAATTGCTAAGCATTCCGAAGGAGGAATGAGAGACTCACTCAGTTTGCTTGATCAAGTACTTTCATTTAGTGGTGATCATATTACTGTAGATGATGTTCTTCGTGTAACAGGACGTGTTTCTTATCAAGTTTTTTCTCAGATTGCAAAAGATCTTTATGATGGGAATACAGCCAAAGTCTTAGATGAGGTGACACATTTATTTGAAGAAGGTAAGGACCCAGAAAAAATCATAGAAGATTTATTATTATATTATCGTGATCTCTTATTGTATCGATCTGCTCCCCAAATTGAAGAAATAAGGGATAAATCCAATCTTGATCAACAGTTTCCAATCGTTGCTGATTATTATTCAGAAGAACAAATCTACGAGATGATTGAAATTTTTAATAAATATTTAAATGAGATGAAGTGGACAAATCAGCCTCGTATTTTATTGGAATTAGCGATTGTTAAGGCTTCGAAGATGAATAAACATAAAGAAAATCAGCAATCTTTTGCATGGGAAGAAATAGAGCAATTAAAGAAAAGGGTACAAGAGCTAGAGGAAAAATTACAAAGAATTGCAACTAATGAAACCAATATTCATACGATAACAAAATCAGAGGAAAAACCCTTAGTTAAACAGACATCGTTTAAGGTTAGTTCTTCCGTTAAACAATTAGTATCGTTAAGTAAAGACTTTTCGGAAAAACAATTTCAAAAATTAAAACAAGACTGGCCTGAAATCTTACAAGTGATCAAAAGGAAAAAGATTACGGTTCATGCCTGGCTAATGGATGGTGAACCTGTTGCCGCAACAGAAGATACATTAGTAATCGCCTTTAAAAATGTGATGCATAGAGATACTACGGATAAACCAGCTCATCGACAGTTAATCGAATCGGTCATTACTGATAAAATGGGCACTACATTTCGAATTCTTAATCTCTTGAAAAAGGATTGGCAGAAGTTT
The Tepidibacillus fermentans genome window above contains:
- the pdxS gene encoding pyridoxal 5'-phosphate synthase lyase subunit PdxS; amino-acid sequence: MVEVGTSRVKRGMAEMQKGGVIMDVVNAEQAKIAEAAGAVAVMALERVPADIRAAGGVARMADPRIIEEVMNAVSIPVMAKARIGHFVEARILEALGVDYIDESEVLTPADEIYHIDKKEFTVPFVNGARDLGEALRRIGEGSSMIRTKGEPGTGNVVEAVRHMRTMMSQIRKVQSMSKDELMTEAKNLGAPYELLVYVHENGRLPVVNFAAGGISTPADAALMMHLGADGVFVGSGIFKSENPEKFARAIVEATTHYTDYALIAELSKGLGNPMKGIELSTLLENERMAVRGW
- the dnaX gene encoding DNA polymerase III subunit gamma/tau, with amino-acid sequence MAYLALYRAWRPQRFIDVIGQQHIIQTLQNSLKEKRFAHAYLFSGPRGTGKTSTAKIFAKAVNCEHGPVEEPCNECKVCKGITEGTIFDVVEIDAASNRGVEEIRDLREKVKFAPNQTRYKVYIIDEVHMLTTEAFNALLKTLEEPPEHVIFILATTEPHKIPLTIISRCQRFDFRRITIDDIVQRLAHIIQAEGFTYEQEALTLIAKHSEGGMRDSLSLLDQVLSFSGDHITVDDVLRVTGRVSYQVFSQIAKDLYDGNTAKVLDEVTHLFEEGKDPEKIIEDLLLYYRDLLLYRSAPQIEEIRDKSNLDQQFPIVADYYSEEQIYEMIEIFNKYLNEMKWTNQPRILLELAIVKASKMNKHKENQQSFAWEEIEQLKKRVQELEEKLQRIATNETNIHTITKSEEKPLVKQTSFKVSSSVKQLVSLSKDFSEKQFQKLKQDWPEILQVIKRKKITVHAWLMDGEPVAATEDTLVIAFKNVMHRDTTDKPAHRQLIESVITDKMGTTFRILNLLKKDWQKFIDESEPKEGKTDDEHFVLEPEYEDEIVAKAIELFGKDLVEIKD
- a CDS encoding undecaprenyl-diphosphate phosphatase, giving the protein MVELMKALVLGIIQGFTEFLPISSTGHLLIFRKLFGLSEAGLFLDTMLHLGTLISVFIIFWDDILQLLKKPFSKLALLIIVGTIPTAIIGLTFEDYFEGISKTGVTVGWEFLFTGFILWLAESIKGKGYKNVDQIQYKDAFLVGTLQGAAILPAISRSGLTIAGALFRGIDKGTAARFSFLMSIPAILGAVVLQSLKLLKGEELASLHAIGTIPLIVATLASAISGFIAVKWMLAIIQRGSLKVFSIYVWILGIGILISQFLGKW
- the tadA gene encoding tRNA adenosine(34) deaminase TadA yields the protein MVLPFWSEATMDKEMKRYMEEALFEAKKAEALGEVPIGAVIVKDSQIIARGHNLRETRKDPTAHAEIIAIHQASQVLGGWRLHGCTLYVTLEPCQMCAGAIIQARIDHVVYGASDPKAGCAGTICNLLEDHRFNHQAKITSGIMEEESSLLLKKFFKKLRESKDKK
- a CDS encoding D-alanyl-D-alanine carboxypeptidase family protein → MKRYHKIVTIFVLLTLVLPFFGYLKPVNAAQPNLNVQARSAILVDAISGKILYAQNPDEPLPPASMTKMMTEYLVEEAVAKGKIKWDDVVTASEYAHFLGKGDGSKVGLAVGEQHTVKELVYAMTVGSANDATVALAERIAGSETNFVQMMNEKVKELGMTNTHFATATGYPKKDLGQYAPAIEGESVMSARDAAILAWHLIHDYPSSLEFNKTAKYTFMQGQNPRELKNYNFMIPGLIYGNLVQGVDGLKTGHTSAAGYNFTATAVQNGMRLISVVQGTSSEKERFFQTKKLLDYGFSTYEITDLAKAKESIKGFETVPLKNGKEKEVTAITKDTFSVVIKKGEKDLYKPVAVFNQDLQAPIKSGQKVGYLTYKYEGKENYDYLNDKIKMQGNMDLVAKDEVEKASAFRLFFRKIFSMIGGIFTGIVDMIKGLF
- the serS gene encoding serine--tRNA ligase, encoding MLDVKLLRNDFDRVKKALENRNAKMSEIDTFTNLDTKRRSLLQEVEQLKNRRNTVSQEVAKLKKARENADALIQEMRQVGDQIKVLDDQIRELDQTIQDMLLQIPNIPHESVPIGRSEEDNVPIRYWGEKPTFHFETKPHYEIAENLEILDFETASKVSGSRFVFYKGLGARLERALINFMLDLHVDQHGYKEILPPYIVNRASMTGTGQLPKFEEDAFKLVDTDYFLIPTAEVPVTNMHRNEILDDQDLPKYYTAFSACFRSEAGAAGRDTRGLIRQHQFNKVELVKFVRPENSYQELEKLVADAEKVLQLLKLPYRVVNLCTGDLGFSSAKTYDLEVWLPSYHTYREISSVSNFEDFQARRANIRFRRDKNAKPEFVHTLNGSGLAVGRTVAAILENYQQEDGSVIIPEVLRPYMGGRDKITKE
- the pdxT gene encoding pyridoxal 5'-phosphate synthase glutaminase subunit PdxT is translated as MKIGVLALQGAVAEHMRMIEMIGEETVAVKKVEQLEELDGIIIPGGESTTIGKLMKKYGFDSALVEFSNQKKPIFGTCAGLIILAKEINGTSDTHLALMDIKVERNAFGRQRESFETNLAIKGVAEDFRAVFIRAPYIMEVKNDTEILSIFDDKIVAARQGHLLGSAFHPELTLDPRLHQYFVEMIKEYRR
- a CDS encoding ATP-binding protein, which gives rise to MSLKFQLEFDLDQFYNYMYQAPVGYLVIDENGKVQAINQLFLRASHYTEKELVSQPFDKVIDFDGEWKDLKNQLQYYTFNQTLRLSWKGSKGNKGTSKVIVWKLGSTSPQLFALAFLNIHKEKHFSLLSRFAENFVSETSIGIIVVDKDSKLVEISPLSCKIFNLTKEEVLNKRVEEVFFDIPDEQLVCKRTLLDGIRLRNHAMTYSINKQRYDLLVDSNTIKDESGNIVGAYVLFKDVTNLRSLEQQVLQNDRLATIGQIAAGTAHEIRNPLTSIRGFLQILKDVLIENQLMNELQYTDIMLTEIDRINKLVNEILLLGKPKHTTYKQVDVNKVLLEVLPIIENHGMLHGVEVNYLLGSGLPTIVADPELLKQVFLNIAKNGIEAIIDGGVVTVTTKLDEDNKRILVMIQDNGPGIPNYLVDKIFDPFFTTKEKGTGLGLSISQKIIHDLGGSIRVSTKGFGTTFQINLPYN